Proteins from a genomic interval of Rosa chinensis cultivar Old Blush chromosome 2, RchiOBHm-V2, whole genome shotgun sequence:
- the LOC112190975 gene encoding LOW QUALITY PROTEIN: U1 small nuclear ribonucleoprotein A (The sequence of the model RefSeq protein was modified relative to this genomic sequence to represent the inferred CDS: inserted 1 base in 1 codon), with the protein MAGAGIHPYHQQWAPAAAPPPPPAVVAAAXPPPPHHLVDNPNRPANDEVRTIFITGLPEDVKEREIQNLLRWLPGYEASQVNYKGEKPMSFALFATAQQAIAAKDALQSMVFDTESKAVLHTEMAKKNLFVKRGIVGDSNAYDQSKRLRTGDYTQAGYSSPVPFHPPPPPVWGPHGYMAPPPPPYDPYGYPVAPVPMPPSAPVPAPSSYVPVLNTKDNPPCNTLFIGNLGESINEEELRGLFSSQPGFKQMKILRQERHTVCFIEFEDVNSATAVHHNFQGAVIPSSGSIGMRIQYSKNPFGKRKDGNYPGAVPAANGAPPAMTYQ; encoded by the exons ATGGCCGGTGCGGGAATTCACCCCTACCATCAACAATGGGCGCCGGCAGCCGCCCcgcctcctcctccggccgTCGTCGCCGCCG CTCCGCCTCCGCCTCACCACCTCGTCGACAACCCGAACCGTCCCGCCAACGACGAGGTCCGCACCATTTTCATCACCGGTCTTCCCGAAGATGTGAAGGAGAGGGAGATACAGAACCTCCTCCGATGGCTCCCGGGCTACGAGGCCTCCCAGGTCAACTACAAAGGCGAGAAGCCCATGAGCTTCGCGCTCTTCGCCACTGCTCAGCAAGCTATCGCTGCCAAAGACGCTCTTCAG AGTATGGTTTTCGATACGGAATCGAAGGCGGTGTTGCATACGGAGATGGCAAAGAAGAATCTTTTTGTGAAAAGAG GGATTGTAGGGGATTCAAATGCTTATGATCAAAGTAAACGATTGCGTACTGGTGACTACACACAGGCTGGTTATTCCAGTCCGGTGCCTTTTCATCCGCCACCGCCACCTGTTTGGGGACCACACGG GTATATGGCTCCACCACCTCCTCCATATGATCCATATGGTTATCCTGTTGCTCCAGTACCAATGCCCCCTTCTGCTCCTGTACCAGCACCCAGCAGTTATGTACCTGTTCTG AACACAAAAGATAATCCACCATGCAATACCTTATTTATTGGCAATCTAGGAGAGAGCATTAACGAGGAAGAACTGAGGGGCCTATTCAGCTC ACAACCTGGATTTAAGCAAATGAAGATCTTGCGACAGGAAAGGCATACTGTTTGCTTCATTGAGTTTGAA GATGTAAACAGTGCCACTGCTGTACACCACAATTTTCAAGGTGCTGTTATCCCCAGTTCTGGTTCTATAGGCATGAGAATACA ATACTCAAAGAACCCATTTGGTAAAAGGAAAGATGGGAACTACCCTGGTGCTGTCCCTGCTGCAAATGGAGCTCCACCAGCTATGACATACCAGTAG